Proteins found in one Magnolia sinica isolate HGM2019 chromosome 5, MsV1, whole genome shotgun sequence genomic segment:
- the LOC131245301 gene encoding transcription factor VOZ1 isoform X1, whose protein sequence is MGKGSKMGCKSASHQLFKDKAKNRVDDLQGMFTDLQFARKESRVSDVAVLEEQVHQMLREWRAELNEASPASSLHGNSLGSSNLSSDIRRLLQLCEEEDDATSALAAPAGPKPEPDVHGVQVGGDNAAFQDASLQEYFVNQAPQACGFQEVDHCKGTPSAGLHHTVMNTQLEYHQFDLHQDFPHNIFIGCYGTGQCGEDAIPNISTFPPRICPSPSAFLGPKCALWDCPRPAQGADWCQDYCSSFHATLAMNEGPPGMTPVLRPGGIDLKDGPLFAALTAKTQGKDVGIPECEGAATTKSPWNAPELFNLSVLEGETIREWLFFDKPRRAFESGNRKQRSLPDYSGRGWHESRKQVMKEFGGLKRSYYMDPQPLNNFEWHLYEYEINNCDACALYRLELKLVDAKKSPKGKVSSDSLVDLQQQMGRLSAEFPADNKRSVKGRAKANPKDSAGNVYPAPNQMAPVNENIGYEVNVPYGYLVESLNDYYGT, encoded by the exons ATGGGGAAGGGATCGAAGATGGGCTGCAAATCGGCGTCCCACCAGCTCTTCAAAGACAAGGCCAAGAACCGCGTCGACGATCTGCAGGGCATGTTCACGGATCTGCAGTTCGCACGGAAGGAGAGCCGTGTGAGCGATGTCGCCGTGCTGGAGGAGCAGGTCCACCAGATGCTGCGTGAGTGGAGGGCCGAACTCAACGAGGCCTCTCCCGCTTCGTCCCTGCAC GGGAATAGTCTGGGTTCGTCGAATCTGTCTTCAGATATCCGGCGTCTGTTGCAGCTATGTGAGGAGGAAGACGATGCGACAAGTGCGTTAGCAGCACCAGCAGGCCCGAAGCCTGAGCCTGATGTGCATGGTGTTCAAGTTGGAGGAGATAACGCTGCCTTTCAAGAT GCATCCTTGCAGGAATATTTTGTGAATCAGGCACCACAAGCATGTGGCTTTCAAGAAGTTGATCATTGCAAAGGCACCCCTTCTGCGGGGTTGCACCACACTGTCATGAATACTCAGTTGGAGTATCATCAATTTGATCTGCATCAAGACTTTCCGCATAACATTTTTATTGGTTGCTATGGTACTGGGCAATGCGGAGAGGATGCTATTCCTAATATTTCCACCTTCCCACCAAGAATATGCCCTTCGCCCTCTGCTTTCCTAGGGCCAAAATGTGCACTCTGGGACTGTCCCAGGCCTGCACAAGGAGCAGACTGGTGTCAAGACTATTGCAGTAGTTTTCATGCTACTCTAGCAATGAATGAAGGTCCACCTGGTATGACTCCGGTCCTTCGACCTGGGGGCATTGATCTGAAAGATGGTCCTCTCTTTGCTGCTCTCACTGCAAAGACGCAAGGAAAAGATGTGGGTATTCCAGAATGTGAGGGAGCTGCAACTACAAAGTCTCCGTGGAATGCTCCTG AGCTCTTCAATCTTTCCGTTCTTGAGGGTGAGACTATTAGGGAATGGCTCTTCTTTGATAAGCCACGAAGAGCCTTTGAGAGTGGGAACAGAAAGCAAAGATCATTGCCTGATTACAGTGGGCGTGGTTGGCATGAATCAAGGAAGCAAGTGATGAAAGAATTTGGAGGGCTGAAGAGGTCTTACTACATGGACCCACAGCCATTGAACAATTTTGAATGGCATCTCTATGAGTATGAAATCAATAATTGTGATGCTTGCGCTTTATATAGGCTTGAACTCAAGCTTGTTGATGCAAAGAAGAGCCCCAAAGGAAAAGTAAGCAGTGATTCCCTTGTGGATCTACAGCAACAGATGGGGAGGCTGTCTGCTGAGTTTCCCGCAGATAACAAGAGGTCTGTTAAGGGTAGAGCAAAAGCTAATCCAAAGGACAGCGCTGGGAATGTTTATCCTGCTCCAAACCAGATGGCTCCTGTAAATGAAAATATTGGGTATGAAGTAAATGTACCGTACGGTTATTTGGTTGAGAGTCTAAATGACTACTATGGAACATAA
- the LOC131245301 gene encoding transcription factor VOZ1 isoform X2, with protein MGKGSKMGCKSASHQLFKDKAKNRVDDLQGMFTDLQFARKESRVSDVAVLEEQVHQMLREWRAELNEASPASSLHGNSLGSSNLSSDIRRLLQLCEEEDDATSALAAPAGPKPEPDVHGVQVGGDNAAFQDEYFVNQAPQACGFQEVDHCKGTPSAGLHHTVMNTQLEYHQFDLHQDFPHNIFIGCYGTGQCGEDAIPNISTFPPRICPSPSAFLGPKCALWDCPRPAQGADWCQDYCSSFHATLAMNEGPPGMTPVLRPGGIDLKDGPLFAALTAKTQGKDVGIPECEGAATTKSPWNAPELFNLSVLEGETIREWLFFDKPRRAFESGNRKQRSLPDYSGRGWHESRKQVMKEFGGLKRSYYMDPQPLNNFEWHLYEYEINNCDACALYRLELKLVDAKKSPKGKVSSDSLVDLQQQMGRLSAEFPADNKRSVKGRAKANPKDSAGNVYPAPNQMAPVNENIGYEVNVPYGYLVESLNDYYGT; from the exons ATGGGGAAGGGATCGAAGATGGGCTGCAAATCGGCGTCCCACCAGCTCTTCAAAGACAAGGCCAAGAACCGCGTCGACGATCTGCAGGGCATGTTCACGGATCTGCAGTTCGCACGGAAGGAGAGCCGTGTGAGCGATGTCGCCGTGCTGGAGGAGCAGGTCCACCAGATGCTGCGTGAGTGGAGGGCCGAACTCAACGAGGCCTCTCCCGCTTCGTCCCTGCAC GGGAATAGTCTGGGTTCGTCGAATCTGTCTTCAGATATCCGGCGTCTGTTGCAGCTATGTGAGGAGGAAGACGATGCGACAAGTGCGTTAGCAGCACCAGCAGGCCCGAAGCCTGAGCCTGATGTGCATGGTGTTCAAGTTGGAGGAGATAACGCTGCCTTTCAAGAT GAATATTTTGTGAATCAGGCACCACAAGCATGTGGCTTTCAAGAAGTTGATCATTGCAAAGGCACCCCTTCTGCGGGGTTGCACCACACTGTCATGAATACTCAGTTGGAGTATCATCAATTTGATCTGCATCAAGACTTTCCGCATAACATTTTTATTGGTTGCTATGGTACTGGGCAATGCGGAGAGGATGCTATTCCTAATATTTCCACCTTCCCACCAAGAATATGCCCTTCGCCCTCTGCTTTCCTAGGGCCAAAATGTGCACTCTGGGACTGTCCCAGGCCTGCACAAGGAGCAGACTGGTGTCAAGACTATTGCAGTAGTTTTCATGCTACTCTAGCAATGAATGAAGGTCCACCTGGTATGACTCCGGTCCTTCGACCTGGGGGCATTGATCTGAAAGATGGTCCTCTCTTTGCTGCTCTCACTGCAAAGACGCAAGGAAAAGATGTGGGTATTCCAGAATGTGAGGGAGCTGCAACTACAAAGTCTCCGTGGAATGCTCCTG AGCTCTTCAATCTTTCCGTTCTTGAGGGTGAGACTATTAGGGAATGGCTCTTCTTTGATAAGCCACGAAGAGCCTTTGAGAGTGGGAACAGAAAGCAAAGATCATTGCCTGATTACAGTGGGCGTGGTTGGCATGAATCAAGGAAGCAAGTGATGAAAGAATTTGGAGGGCTGAAGAGGTCTTACTACATGGACCCACAGCCATTGAACAATTTTGAATGGCATCTCTATGAGTATGAAATCAATAATTGTGATGCTTGCGCTTTATATAGGCTTGAACTCAAGCTTGTTGATGCAAAGAAGAGCCCCAAAGGAAAAGTAAGCAGTGATTCCCTTGTGGATCTACAGCAACAGATGGGGAGGCTGTCTGCTGAGTTTCCCGCAGATAACAAGAGGTCTGTTAAGGGTAGAGCAAAAGCTAATCCAAAGGACAGCGCTGGGAATGTTTATCCTGCTCCAAACCAGATGGCTCCTGTAAATGAAAATATTGGGTATGAAGTAAATGTACCGTACGGTTATTTGGTTGAGAGTCTAAATGACTACTATGGAACATAA